The region CACAGTTCTTTTTTCTCCCTGGATATTGACGAGATACCGGAGGAGGTGTACACGGCTTCCAAGTGTTTCCACACCACAGGCATTACCCTGGCCTTAAACGGGGATATACGCGAGACCACCATAGAGATGATTAAGCGGTTTAAGGCAGCAGGCACCCTGGTATCCTTTGATGTTAACTTCAGGGGGAATCTGTGGACAGGGGACCAGGCCAGGGAATGTATCCTGAGAATCCTTCCCTATGTGGACATTTTTTTCTGTTCCGAGGACACCGCCAGGCTTACCTTCTTAAAGACGGGGACGGCCAGGGAGATGATGAAGAGCTTTACCGAGGAATTCCCCATCTCCATCGTAGCCTCCACCCAGAGAATCGTCCACAGCCCCAAACGCCACACCTTTGGCTCTGTGATATACGATGCTGCAAAGGATGAGTACTATGAGGAAGAGCCGTATCGGGATATTGAGGTGGTGGACCGGATTGGCAGCGGCGACGCCTATATATCCGGAGCTCTTTACGGGCTGCTCAGTACAGGCGGCGACTGTGCCAAGGCAGTTGCTTTCGGCAATGCTACGGCTGCTGTAAAGAACACCATCCCCGGAGATCTGCCATCTTCCAACCTGGAGGAAATCCAGACTATTATCCGCGCCCATAACCAGGCGGGACCTCAGAGCGAGATGGCCCGGTAAAGATAAACCGTATTTGTGTAAAACATTTTGTAACATTTGTCATAAGGTTCATTCTAAATTCAGAATTCTTAAGAAATACTTTATTGGATATGGACAGTAAATGATATATACTTCTCATACAGACATAACAGGTGCCTTCCGGCAGGCCCATGGCTTCCGGCAGGCAGATGAAAAGGAGAAGATAATGTTGAGAAAATATCATTTATATGCAGTGGGAATTTGTGCAGCCATAGCCCTGGGAGCAGCCGGATGCTCGGCAGGTGTCAACGCCGAGACAACGGCCGATAGCTCCGTGACAGCAGAAGCGAATAAGGAAGAGACCACCATGAATGACACCACGGTAGTGGAATCAGTTACCGGAGCCATTGAGAGTATGGAAGAGAGCCAGCCTGAGATTCCCCAGTCCATCCGGATTTACGGACCTGTGACAAAGATGGAGGACGGAAGGCTTTCCATTGACAATCAGTCCGGCATGAGTACCAGCGGCGAGATCATATTGAATGTGGCTGACGATATGACCTATATCCTGGACGCCATGACAGGTCTCCCGGTAGCTCTGGAGGATGTGAAGGACGGAGATACCATTTACGCCTACATAGGGCCGGCCATGACTATGAGCCTTCCGCCTATGACCAATGCCGTCATGATTTTCACAAACCTTCCGGCAGACGCCAAGGCGCCTGACTATGTGGAAGTCAAGTCCATGGTTACAGATGCGGCCACATCCAAATCCGTGCTGACAGCCGCGGACGGAGCCGAGTTCACACTGGCGGAGGACTGCAATATCTTCCCGTATCTCACCAGGAACATCGTGACTCTGGATGACCTGACGCAGGGAAAGAAATGTGTGGTCTGGTCAGATGATGAGAACACGGCCTCCAAGATTATGTTATTTGCAGAATAATTAAAATCCCGTCAGGGAATTTTACAGGACAGGAGAAGGGCTGATGCCCGGCATAAGTTCTTAGCCGGACATCAGCCCTTTTATATTGCGCCGTTATAATCTCCATTCCCGTCCCAGCCGGGAATCTTATGTCTCTGGTGCATCTTCCTTATATATGTGATATTGGTTTTTGCCTCTTCGTTTGGCATGGTACATGACTTCGTCAGCCTTTTCAAAGAGAAAGGAAAAATTCCTTCCATGGTCAGGATAAAAGCTGACTCCGATGCTGAAGCTGACCGCGTTGTCCGGCGCCGATGCCTTATCCGTCTTCCTGCCTGTCCCTGACATCTGTTACATTGTGGAAAATACAGCGGAGGCAGGGAAGTTCCTGCTCCGCTTTAAGGAGTTCGCCGCATATATGAATCCACCGCAGCTGGCCGTCCCCGGATATGATATGCAGTTCAGACATAAATACACGGCTGCGGGACAGCGGTTTCCGGGTCCTCTTTCCGTCTGATTTTTAAGTTTAATTGCCGCACTCGATACTGATTTCATTGAACTTTTCCAGAATGTCGTCAATGCAGATCGCCTGCTTTTCCTCGTCTTCTTTGTCTACCACGGCGCGGCCCTGGTGCATCATCAGGAGACGGTCCCCGTATTCCACTGCGTAGCGCAGGTTGTGGGTGACCATGATGGTGGTCAGTTTTTTTTCTTTTACAATCTTTCCGGTCAGCTCCATGATGGTCTCGGCAGTCTTGGGGTCCAGGGCAGCTGTGTGCTCATCTAAAATAAGAAACTCAATGGGAGTCATGGTGGACATGAGAAGGGCCATGGCCTGGCGCTGGCCGCCGGAAAGGACTCCCACCTTCACATCCATCTTATCCTCCAGTCCCAGTCCAAGGGAACGGAGGGATTCACGGTAATATTCCAGTCTCTGCCGGTTGGTTCCCGGCCTGAGGTTAAAGGCCTTTCCCTTGTTGTCTGCCAGAGACATGTTTTCCAGTATGGTCATGGTAGGGCAGGTGCCCATGGCCGGATTCTGATAAACCCGTCCGATGCGGCGCTGGCGCTTGTATTCAGGAATCCGGGTGATGTCCTTTCCGCCGATTATGATCCGTCCCTCATCCAGGGGAATACTGCCGCAGATAATGTTTAAAAGTGAGGTTTTGCCGGAGCCGTTGCTTCCAACCACGGACACAAACTGATGGTCCCTTATGGTCAGGTTGAAGTCCTCAAACAGGCACATTTCATTGACTGTACCGGCATTGTAGTATTTATTGATGTGCTTCAGCTCAAGCATGGCTCTTTACCTTCTTTCCCCTGGAGGAGCTTACCACCAGGATGATGAGGAATAAAATGGATGTAATCAGCTTTAAGTCCGAGGCCGTCACAGGGAAGGAGACAGTAATGCTTCCAAAGGTAAGCCTTAAGTCGCCTAAGAGCAGGGCCAGGGATACGCATGCCTTGTAGATGATGGAACCTATGATAACAGCCGTGGTGGACTTCACGAAGCCGAACCGTTTGAACAGCTGAGTGCCTATGATGACATTGGCCAGGCCGATGACAATCGTGCCTGTGCCGGTGGAAATCTCAAAGAATCCCTTCTGCTGGCAGTACACGCTGCCGGCCAGGGCTGCAAATCCATTGGCAATGGCCAGGCCGATAATTTTCACCATGCCCTTATCCTTGGCCAGGGAGGTGACCAGCAGATCATTGTCGCCCACAGCCCTGAGAAGATAGCCGGACCGGGTTTTCAGGTAAGCGTCCAGGAGCAGCTTGCAGATAAGGACGATTGCCAGAAGGATGATGGTCACTGTATAGGGCTTAAGGGCCTGGGGGATGGTGCGCTCCAGCCATGGATTGCTGAAAATCGTATCTTTGCTGAAAATGGGCAGGTTGGACTTGCCCGCAACCCTTAAGTTAATGGAGTAGAGGGCGGTCATGACAATGATTCCCGACAGCAGGTCCCGTACCTTCAGCTTGACATGGATAAGTCCGGTGACACAGCCCGCCACGGCTCCCAAAAGAAAGGAGAGGGGGAGGGCCGCAGTCGGATGGATGAAACCTCCGGCTATGCCGGTAGCGGTAAAGGCGGCTCCCAGAGGGAAGGTCCCGTCCACGGACAGATCCGGAAAATCCAGAATACGGTATGTGATGTATACGCCCAGGGCCATGATGGCGTACACCAGGCCTTCTTCAAAGATACCTAAAATAATCGTTGTCATGATGTTCCTCCAGATAATAATGATAGAGCTTTACTGGGCAATCTCAGTG is a window of Enterocloster clostridioformis DNA encoding:
- a CDS encoding sugar kinase — its product is MVETNGRNFDLLTLGQVLLRLSPPDNERLSRGDTFVKQVGGAELNVAVGAALLGLHTGVISKLPAHDIGSFMKGKIRSFGVSDDFFMYDQSSAARVGIYYYENGAYPRKPKVIYDRNHSSFFSLDIDEIPEEVYTASKCFHTTGITLALNGDIRETTIEMIKRFKAAGTLVSFDVNFRGNLWTGDQARECILRILPYVDIFFCSEDTARLTFLKTGTAREMMKSFTEEFPISIVASTQRIVHSPKRHTFGSVIYDAAKDEYYEEEPYRDIEVVDRIGSGDAYISGALYGLLSTGGDCAKAVAFGNATAAVKNTIPGDLPSSNLEEIQTIIRAHNQAGPQSEMAR
- a CDS encoding GGDEF domain-containing protein, encoding MSGTGRKTDKASAPDNAVSFSIGVSFYPDHGRNFSFLFEKADEVMYHAKRRGKNQYHIYKEDAPET
- a CDS encoding ABC transporter ATP-binding protein: MLELKHINKYYNAGTVNEMCLFEDFNLTIRDHQFVSVVGSNGSGKTSLLNIICGSIPLDEGRIIIGGKDITRIPEYKRQRRIGRVYQNPAMGTCPTMTILENMSLADNKGKAFNLRPGTNRQRLEYYRESLRSLGLGLEDKMDVKVGVLSGGQRQAMALLMSTMTPIEFLILDEHTAALDPKTAETIMELTGKIVKEKKLTTIMVTHNLRYAVEYGDRLLMMHQGRAVVDKEDEEKQAICIDDILEKFNEISIECGN
- a CDS encoding ABC transporter permease, which produces MTTIILGIFEEGLVYAIMALGVYITYRILDFPDLSVDGTFPLGAAFTATGIAGGFIHPTAALPLSFLLGAVAGCVTGLIHVKLKVRDLLSGIIVMTALYSINLRVAGKSNLPIFSKDTIFSNPWLERTIPQALKPYTVTIILLAIVLICKLLLDAYLKTRSGYLLRAVGDNDLLVTSLAKDKGMVKIIGLAIANGFAALAGSVYCQQKGFFEISTGTGTIVIGLANVIIGTQLFKRFGFVKSTTAVIIGSIIYKACVSLALLLGDLRLTFGSITVSFPVTASDLKLITSILFLIILVVSSSRGKKVKSHA